GACGGGGTTGGGAAGTTAATAGAGGAGTTCAAGCTGCCTGTGATCAGCATATAGGcatcctaagggtgcattcacacgagcgcatatacgtcgcgtttttgcgcccaatcgtatatacgtgaccatctgaggcgttggtttcgaatgtattcgttcgcacgggcgattttacggcaagTAAAAAcgacaacccgaaaaaaaacggagcatacgcgaccaaaatacacgccaacgcatattcgatggccgaaaagatagtttgcaaaggaggaacaaacgataatacgctttctagctctggtcatgatcgccgaaaaacattctttccggcgattatacgctgcggacgtgcgaacataaatacgcctacgctcgtgtgcatGCACCCTAAAACCGAGATCTACAGAGAGATCAGATGGATCACGGGATCTCTTTATGCCATCAGTGTTCTGGATATGGCTGAGTATGGAGGACAATCCCAGAGAAAACTGTACACCTATAGAGGAtctcatacattatatacacagcgccTATACCGACCGTTGCAGTAGAGCCGCACCCGCAGCTAGAAGTGCTGCACCAGAACAGAGATTCCTCTAAATTAATGGTGTAGATAATTTATAGAATTAGCTTTTTCTGTAACCCCTTGTATACCGATTTCCCATTATCaggttattaaaaaaaactataaacaaATCCTGAAAGTTTGTGAACTCCAGCTTATTCCTTACTTGGTCTATTCTTCAGTTAATATGGCATTATCTATCACtactgaaagggttaaaagaccaACTCGACCTGCTAACAGCAGAACAGACTGCTGGAGTATATTGGCACTAGGACCCAGCGCTGCTTATAAACCACAGCCTGGAATCACCGGGCAAAGGAGGCGGCGCAGAACGCCACAACAGCCACTCTGCTTACTGGACCCACCATAGGAAAAAGGCTGTGGAAATGCCCACTTTATGCGCAGCAAGGGTTATTAGCACAGGAAATTATTGTGTAAAGACTGATCGGATTCACACAACCCAGAGGTGACAGCTCTGCTGTAGACAGGGTGGGcggctcttagaagagcctttggggTGATTGTACACAGCAGGCCACGGAGCAGATTACTTGGCGCTGGTGTACTTGGTGACGGCCTTGGTGCCCTCGGACACGGCGTGCTTGGCCAGCTCTCCGGGCAGCAGCAGGCGCACGGCAGTCTGGATCTCCCGGGAGGTGATGGTGGAGCGCTTGTTGTAGTGAGCCAGGCGGGAGGCTTCCCCTGCGATGCGCTCAAAGATGTCATTGACAAAGGAGTTCATGATGCCCATGGCCTTGGAGGAGATGCCGGTGTCGGGGTGGACCTGCTTCAGCACCTTGTACACGTAGATGGCATAGCTCTCCTTCCTGGTCTTCCTCCGCTTCTTACCATCCTTCTTCTGAGTCTTGGTCACGGCTTTCTTGGAGCCCTTCTTGGCCGCTGGAGCAGACTTGGCGGGATCAGGCATGATAGCACAAAGATACTTTCCTGACAAGAGAATAATGTTCCTGCACATCGCACCGCAGCCGTATTTATAGACGGGCCATGCAAATGAGCACTGCTGTCTGCTCACCGTTCTACTGGAGGAGCAAGTCATGTGACCTGTAGGGCCTTCATAAGCCACGCCCAGTGCAGTTCATTGGTGCTTCTACAAGTCTGTTCTCCATTTGTCTGATTGAAATCTATCCAATGACAGGAGAGGAGGGCGGAGCAGCAGGTTATAAAAGGTAGCTGAAGGGCTCCTCGTCATCTTATGCTGAAGAGTTTCCTCTGCTGCTCTCTTACAGTGAAGACGATGTCTGGACGCGGCAAACAAGGAGGCAAGGTTCGTGCTAAGGCCAAGACCCGCTCATCCCGGGCAGGACTGCAGTTCCCTGTCGGCCGTGTGCACAGGCTTCTCCGCAAGGGCAACTATGCTGAGAGGGTGGGCGCCGGCGCTCCGGTCTATCTGGCAGCTGTGCTGGAGTATCTGACCGCTGAGATCCTGGAATTGGCCGGCAATGCTGCCCGGGACAACAAGAAGACCCGCATCATCCCCCGTCACCTCCAGTTGGCCGTGCGCAACGACGAGGAGCTGAATAGGCTGCTGGGTGGGGTCACCATCGCCCAGGGAGGCGTCCTGCCCAACATCCAGGCTGTGCTGCTGCCCAAGAAGACCGAGAGCAGCAAGAAAAGCAAGTGAGCGCCGCTGATCCCAGATTCCTTCATAGAaccaaaggctcttctaagagccacccACATGTTCCTTACAACAGAGCTGTGCCGCTGATATGCTCATTGTATAGAATATAAATGTGCTAATTGTACTGCAGATATCTGCAGCATCGGGTAGCGGTGTGGATTTAACATACATAAGAGGCAGTTATTTAGCGGTAGTGCTGTCCGGGACGAGCCGATAATTGTCTCGGTGATGTCACATTTATAGGATTACATCGTTTTGTTGCCGGTAAAAAGTATAAACTctacaggattctatttctcttcATGAGATGAATAATAATGGCGGGTAGAGGGTGGCTGTTGTGCCTGGTTGATCCTCACTCTTGATGTCTGTGTATCCTCCTCCTATACATGAATGGTCACAACTGGAGGATGTGGCCAGAAGTCCCTCCGATTGTTCCACAGTGAAGCCTCTGGAGAAAAGTCAGAATAGAAAACCAGCGGAACAAAAAAACATCTGAACTCTTTCTGTAATGGTGCAGCcaaatcacccagctttcccagagtcctgatgGCTGTCTTGTTGCATAGTTGCAGCCCATAAGTCCCAGCTCTCTCAAAGCCCTGCAGAGTCCCCGTACTTAGCAGTAGGTTCACAACACCCAGCTATTCTGGGGTCCTACACAGCGTCCACATCATTCAGCTCTCCCAAAGTTCTGAAAAGACAACCCCTTTGCTGTCTCCATATGTAAACTTTAGTAGTGCAGCCACGTTGCCCAGTTCTCCCCAAGTTCTGCAAAGCCATTCCCTATTATGAAGATGCTCTTATCACCCAGCTCTCCTAGAGTCCTGCACAGCTGTCCTATTAAGTAAAGGTAGAACTATGTAATCACTTGCCCCAGTCTTTCTGCGCAGCCATTATATAATTCAGCTATCTTTTTGTGTAGATTGATGTTGCTTAATTACCCAGCTCGCCCAGAGCCCTGCACAGCTATTTTGTTACATAGAGGTGCAGACACATCGCCCAGTTCTTTTAGAAT
The nucleotide sequence above comes from Eleutherodactylus coqui strain aEleCoq1 chromosome 2, aEleCoq1.hap1, whole genome shotgun sequence. Encoded proteins:
- the LOC136610520 gene encoding histone H2B, translated to MPDPAKSAPAAKKGSKKAVTKTQKKDGKKRRKTRKESYAIYVYKVLKQVHPDTGISSKAMGIMNSFVNDIFERIAGEASRLAHYNKRSTITSREIQTAVRLLLPGELAKHAVSEGTKAVTKYTSAK
- the LOC136610521 gene encoding histone H2A type 1-like encodes the protein MLKSFLCCSLTVKTMSGRGKQGGKVRAKAKTRSSRAGLQFPVGRVHRLLRKGNYAERVGAGAPVYLAAVLEYLTAEILELAGNAARDNKKTRIIPRHLQLAVRNDEELNRLLGGVTIAQGGVLPNIQAVLLPKKTESSKKSK